A genome region from Bombus terrestris chromosome 10, iyBomTerr1.2, whole genome shotgun sequence includes the following:
- the LOC100651907 gene encoding PHD finger protein 20 isoform X3, giving the protein MKRRRVASHVKRISLVRTMRMARKCCVRSCEADVQDARAKGLPLHKFPKDINLRNRWLTSGGFEASFKPSPGQVVCHRHFKRADYEAAKGHKLLLRKGSVPSVFADYDNHPDPVIMSVKSSTSYAQEDLDLINSEILNLEQSTSSLNSGLRTLKSNNCGETCSSRPEPSVNSFNLLDSTELLDNGCKNVKEENVYTVKQEINKNSEMEVNTMAVQLGIVESDIAIKHIQKDLAIKEELKTMEVGDEKTFDKPEELKPKIFNRGGLKFFPGAKLEAKDFNEKWYSAKVVETDWDEREVLIRFDKWSSRFDEWIPMDSSRLRVLQTQSKETKMKDFSMGERILATWADGRKYPAKVNAVLGNDRYDVLFDDGYTKTIKSSKMTKIATTVTKQPSQTEEYIGSKQERRDKKRKHTVMELFHTHYRKRSKNETDKLIKKEGIIVNENVECFSENKIDLDGTLFGPCYDPGTDLLRGFDTNVSKMKAYPKKSKKEVSKSEMDQVEDVGPEWIDGEPQGTESYIVDGNDGPRRSIIVADRRLPPGWQKHFTQRKAGTSAGKWDVLFLHKSSGKKFRSKNDIRAFMENQGQFDFDPEKFDFCIHRKKKNQSQKAKQDIIVDTPKKIKTLLPKTKATPITENSLPVPPSTPVTTLLSTSSTSIKDGGVIYSVFIGGLRVEMEDSAYKCPKQGCSKTFRKENLLQMHIKHYHPEYSKFLGSTPNVADLAYARTIGESVEDIIPKKSNNLLEKCNKFGKRKFIQDKSLYVSSSSVTSTLQPISPTAIVSTTVETEDEVDQMEKSNDVQTDDIKMDRMSPSSSHSLDMDDEIEQKQEDACAMSPGTLFDMKIREEKTQSGIKTLLPVRPAMSSEAQRIDRSKSLDEAIHIDKIKGQRKRQLSEYSSDALNRSKKRHEFPDEYGDLDDSTMDIEGAGPTTPTYRYSRRKSDSRSDENSQSSQLNDSRVEKDDPLKGNVSKKDTNDGEENEGVMMMINGEMVKVEQLRREEIINCTCGFMEEDGLMIQCDLCLCWQHGHCNAIEKEKDVPEKYVCFICRNPYRQRLSKKYFHDQDWIKEGKLPTLSSRTKNQHRVNQRTAMLKRSYDLVAALLHIQQVLHSLRVKINVAQKKDHPKLYLWAKNWEKVEVPKPNVTPVPIMEIMKVGKECTDIPSEGFHRTEVKTETKFSLRDDHDEKSIASDSELMKILEEDNITPDESKINGKKEDIIHQTKSHILLDALTKNDTSEGKYTNSLPSEVKTDTDIYENNVSPTTISANHLHEELNEHEMSAPLQPFIPQPEAPIDPGECRMRLLEHIEHFQHHIDAKLTFIEAEVCALEAMDPEDTSTLDVQPRTKQTVQMLVRDLNTVRKLAALC; this is encoded by the exons ATGAAGCGACGACGTGTAGCGTCGCATGTTAAAAGGATATCGCTTGTGAGAACAATGAGAATGGCGCGCAAATGTTGCGTGCGTAGCTGTGAGGCCGATGTGCAAGATGCGCGTGCTAAAGGGTTACCGCTTCATAAATTTccaaaagatattaatttaaggAACAGATGGTTGACTAGTGGTGGATTCGAAGCGAGCTTTAAACCTTCACCAGGTCAGGTTGTTTGTCATAGACACTTCAAACGAGCCGACTACGAAGCTGCTAAAGGACATAAATTGCTTCTACGTAAGGGCAGCGTTCCGTCGGTTTTTGCAGACTATGACAATCATCCAG ATCCTGTAATTATGTCTGTAAAATCATCAACTTCTTATGCACAGGAAGATTTAGATCTTATTAATTCTGAAATTCTGAACTTAGAACAATCTACCTCTTCACTGAATTCTGGTCTCAGAACATTAAAGTCTAATAATTGTGGAGAAACATGTTCTTCTCGACCAGAACCATCAGTTAATTCCTTCAATTTACTAGATTCAACAGAATTACTTGATAATGGATGTAAGAacgtgaaagaagaaaatgtataTACTGTGAAAcaagagataaataaaaattcagaaatggaAGTGAATACTATGGCAGTACAATTAGGTATTGTTGAATCTGATATAGCaataaaacatatacaaaaaGATTTGGCCATTAAAGAGGAACTGAAAACTATGGAAGTGGGAGATGAAAAAACATTTGATAAACCAGAAGAATTAAAAccaaaaatttttaatcgaggTGGACTAAAATTTTTTCCTGGAGCCAAATTGGAAGCGAaagatttcaatgaaaaatg GTATTCAGCGAAAGTAGTTGAAACTGATTGGGATGAACGAGAAGTATTGATACGTTTTGACAAATGGAGTTCAAGGTTTGATGAATGGATACCTATGGATAGTTCAAGATTACGTGTATTGCAAACACAATCAAA ggaaacaaaaatgaaagacTTTTCAATGGGGGAAAGGATACTTGCTACGTGGGCTGATGGTAGAAAATATCCAGCTAAAGTAAATGCCGTCTTAGGAAACG ATAGATATGATGTACTGTTTGATGATGGATATACAAAGACAATTAAATCGtcaaaaatgacaaaaatcgCTACAACAGTCACAAAG CAACCTAGTCAAACTGAAGAATATATAGGAAGCAAGCAAGAAAGAAGagataagaaaagaaagcaTACAGTGATGGAGTTATTTCATACACATTATAGAAAACGTTCAAAAAATGAAacagataaattaataaaaaaggaaggaatTATAGTTAATGAAAATGTAGAATGCTTTTcggaaaataaaattgatttagaTGGAACTTTATTTGGGCCTTGCTATGATCCAGGCACAGATTTATTACGTGGGTTTGATACCAATGTATCTAAAATGAAAGCTTATcctaaaaaaagtaaaaaggaaGTATCTAAGAGTGAAATGGATCAAGTAGAAGATGTGGGTCCTGAATGGATTGATGGAGAACCTCAGGGAACTGAATCTTATATAGTGGATGGAAATGATG GGCCGCGTCGATCAATAATAGTTGCAGACAGGAGATTACCACCTGGATGGCAAAAACATTTTACTCAAAGAAAAGCTGGTACGTCAGCTGGAAAATGGGATGTATTATTTCTACATAAATCAAGTGGAAAAAAATTTAGATCAAAAAATGATATTAGggcatttatggaaaatcagGGGCAATTCGACTTTGATccagaaaaatttgatttttgcattcatcgaaaaaagaaaaatcaaagtCAAAAAGCAAAACAAGATATCATTGTGGATACTCCAAAAAAGATTAAGACTTTATTGCCTAAAACAAAGGCAACGCCAATAACTGAGAATTCTTTACCTGTTCCTCCAAGTACACCAGTTACAACATTATTATCTACATCAAGTACATCTATTAAAGATGGTG GAGTAATTTATT CTGTTTTTATTGGTGGACTTCGAGTAGAAATGGAGGACAGTGCTTATAAATGTCCGAAACAAGGATGTAGTAAAACATTTAGGAAGGAAAATCTTCTACAAATGCATATAAAACATTATCATCcagaatattcaaaatttttggGATCTACACCAAATGTTGCAGATTTAGCTTATGCAAGAACAATTGGGGAATCTGTTGAAGATATTATTCCAAAAAAGTCAAATAATTTGTTAGAAAAGTGCAATAAATTTGGAAAGAGAAAATTTATTCAAGATAAATCATTGTATGTTTCATCATCTTCTGTAACAAGCACTCTTCAACCTATATCGCCAACAGCAATTGTATCAACAACAgtagaaacagaggatgaagtagaCCAAATGGAAAAGTCCAATGATGTGCAAACAGATGATATTAAAATGGATAGAATGTCTCCAAGTTCTAGTCATAGTTTAGATATGGATGATGAAATTGAACAAAAACAAGAAGATGCATGTGCAATGTCACCAGGAACACTATTTGATATGAAAATTAGGGAAGAAAAAACACAAAGTGGCATTAAGACACTTCTTCCAGTAAGACCAGCCATGTCTTCAGAAGCACAGCGAATTGATAGATCAAAGTCTTTAGATGAAGCTATTCATATCGACAAAATAAAAGGTCAAAGGAAACGACAATTATCAGAATATAGTTCTGATGCATTAAACAGAAGTAAAAAGCGACATG AATTTCCGGACGAGTATGGTGATTTAGATGATAGTACTATGGATATAGAAGGAGCAGGACCGACTACACCCACGTATAGATATAGTCGCAGAAAATCAGATTCAAGAAGTGATGAAAATAGCCAAAGTA gTCAACTAAACGATTCGCGTGTTGAAAAAGATGATCCCTTGAAAGGGAATGTTAGTAAAAAAGATACTAATGATGGGGAAG AGAATGAAGGAGTTATGATGATGATCAATGGTGAAATGGTGAAAGTTGAGCAGCTTCGTagagaagaaataataaattgcaCTTGTGGATTTATGGAAGAGGATGGTTTAATGATTCAATGCGACCTTTGTTTATGTTGGCAACATGGTCACTGCAATGcaatagaaaaggaaaaggatgTACCTGAGAaatatgtttgttttatttGTCGGAATCCATATCGCCAACGATtatccaaaaaatattttcacgatcAAGATTGGATAAAAGAGGGAAAGCTACCAACATTATCTAGCAGAACAAAAAATCAGCATCGAGTTAACCAAAGAACAGCTATGTTAAAACGTTCTTATGATCTAGTTGCTGCTCTTTTACACATTCAGCAAGTTTTACATAGTTTAAGAGTAAAAATCAATGTAGCTCA AAAGAAAGATCATCCAAAGCTATATCTCTGGGCCAAAAATTGGGAAAAAGTTGAGGTACCAAAACCAAATGTTACACCAGTACCAATCATGGAGATTATGAAAGTAGGAAAAGAGTGTACAGATATTCCAAGTGAAGGTTTTCATCGAACTGAAGTAAAAACAGAAACAAAGTTCAGTTTAAGAGATGATCATGATGAAAAGTCGATAGCCTCAGATTCAGAACTAATGAAGATATTAGAAGAAGATAATATAACTCCAGATGAATCTAAAATTAACGGCAAAAAGGAAGATATTATACATCAAACTAAAAGTCATATTCTTCTTGATGCACTTACGAAAAATGATACTTCAGAAGGAAAATATACAAACTCATTACCTTCAGAGGTGAAAACAGATAcag ATATATACGAGAATAACGTATCTCCGACAACTATATCAGCGAATCACTTGCATGAAGAATTAAATGAACATGAAATGTCAGCACCGTTGCAACCTTTCATACCACAACCAGAAGCGCCAATTGACCCAGGAGAATGTCGAATGCGATTATTAGAACACATAGAACATTTTCAACATCATATAGATgcaaaattaacatttatcgAGGCAGAAGTTTGTG CTTTAGAAGCTATGGATCCTGAAGATACATCTACCTTGGATGTTCAGCCCCGAACTAAACAAACGGTTCAAATGCTTGTTCGAGATTTAAACACCGTGCGAAAATTAGCTGCTTTGTGTTGa
- the LOC100651907 gene encoding PHD finger protein 20 isoform X4 has product MKRRRVASHVKRISLVRTMRMARKCCVRSCEADVQDARAKGLPLHKFPKDINLRNRWLTSGGFEASFKPSPGQVVCHRHFKRADYEAAKGHKLLLRKGSVPSVFADYDNHPDPVIMSVKSSTSYAQEDLDLINSEILNLEQSTSSLNSGLRTLKSNNCGETCSSRPEPSVNSFNLLDSTELLDNGCKNVKEENVYTVKQEINKNSEMEVNTMAVQLGIVESDIAIKHIQKDLAIKEELKTMEVGDEKTFDKPEELKPKIFNRGGLKFFPGAKLEAKDFNEKWYSAKVVETDWDEREVLIRFDKWSSRFDEWIPMDSSRLRVLQTQSNEQTWNLPSQETKMKDFSMGERILATWADGRKYPAKVNAVLGNDRYDVLFDDGYTKTIKSSKMTKIATTVTKQPSQTEEYIGSKQERRDKKRKHTVMELFHTHYRKRSKNETDKLIKKEGIIVNENVECFSENKIDLDGTLFGPCYDPGTDLLRGFDTNVSKMKAYPKKSKKEVSKSEMDQVEDVGPEWIDGEPQGTESYIVDGNDGPRRSIIVADRRLPPGWQKHFTQRKAGTSAGKWDVLFLHKSSGKKFRSKNDIRAFMENQGQFDFDPEKFDFCIHRKKKNQSQKAKQDIIVDTPKKIKTLLPKTKATPITENSLPVPPSTPVTTLLSTSSTSIKDGEMEDSAYKCPKQGCSKTFRKENLLQMHIKHYHPEYSKFLGSTPNVADLAYARTIGESVEDIIPKKSNNLLEKCNKFGKRKFIQDKSLYVSSSSVTSTLQPISPTAIVSTTVETEDEVDQMEKSNDVQTDDIKMDRMSPSSSHSLDMDDEIEQKQEDACAMSPGTLFDMKIREEKTQSGIKTLLPVRPAMSSEAQRIDRSKSLDEAIHIDKIKGQRKRQLSEYSSDALNRSKKRHEFPDEYGDLDDSTMDIEGAGPTTPTYRYSRRKSDSRSDENSQSSQLNDSRVEKDDPLKGNVSKKDTNDGEENEGVMMMINGEMVKVEQLRREEIINCTCGFMEEDGLMIQCDLCLCWQHGHCNAIEKEKDVPEKYVCFICRNPYRQRLSKKYFHDQDWIKEGKLPTLSSRTKNQHRVNQRTAMLKRSYDLVAALLHIQQVLHSLRVKINVAQKKDHPKLYLWAKNWEKVEVPKPNVTPVPIMEIMKVGKECTDIPSEGFHRTEVKTETKFSLRDDHDEKSIASDSELMKILEEDNITPDESKINGKKEDIIHQTKSHILLDALTKNDTSEGKYTNSLPSEVKTDTDIYENNVSPTTISANHLHEELNEHEMSAPLQPFIPQPEAPIDPGECRMRLLEHIEHFQHHIDAKLTFIEAEVCALEAMDPEDTSTLDVQPRTKQTVQMLVRDLNTVRKLAALC; this is encoded by the exons ATGAAGCGACGACGTGTAGCGTCGCATGTTAAAAGGATATCGCTTGTGAGAACAATGAGAATGGCGCGCAAATGTTGCGTGCGTAGCTGTGAGGCCGATGTGCAAGATGCGCGTGCTAAAGGGTTACCGCTTCATAAATTTccaaaagatattaatttaaggAACAGATGGTTGACTAGTGGTGGATTCGAAGCGAGCTTTAAACCTTCACCAGGTCAGGTTGTTTGTCATAGACACTTCAAACGAGCCGACTACGAAGCTGCTAAAGGACATAAATTGCTTCTACGTAAGGGCAGCGTTCCGTCGGTTTTTGCAGACTATGACAATCATCCAG ATCCTGTAATTATGTCTGTAAAATCATCAACTTCTTATGCACAGGAAGATTTAGATCTTATTAATTCTGAAATTCTGAACTTAGAACAATCTACCTCTTCACTGAATTCTGGTCTCAGAACATTAAAGTCTAATAATTGTGGAGAAACATGTTCTTCTCGACCAGAACCATCAGTTAATTCCTTCAATTTACTAGATTCAACAGAATTACTTGATAATGGATGTAAGAacgtgaaagaagaaaatgtataTACTGTGAAAcaagagataaataaaaattcagaaatggaAGTGAATACTATGGCAGTACAATTAGGTATTGTTGAATCTGATATAGCaataaaacatatacaaaaaGATTTGGCCATTAAAGAGGAACTGAAAACTATGGAAGTGGGAGATGAAAAAACATTTGATAAACCAGAAGAATTAAAAccaaaaatttttaatcgaggTGGACTAAAATTTTTTCCTGGAGCCAAATTGGAAGCGAaagatttcaatgaaaaatg GTATTCAGCGAAAGTAGTTGAAACTGATTGGGATGAACGAGAAGTATTGATACGTTTTGACAAATGGAGTTCAAGGTTTGATGAATGGATACCTATGGATAGTTCAAGATTACGTGTATTGCAAACACAATCAAA CGAACAAACCTGGAATCTACCATCTCA ggaaacaaaaatgaaagacTTTTCAATGGGGGAAAGGATACTTGCTACGTGGGCTGATGGTAGAAAATATCCAGCTAAAGTAAATGCCGTCTTAGGAAACG ATAGATATGATGTACTGTTTGATGATGGATATACAAAGACAATTAAATCGtcaaaaatgacaaaaatcgCTACAACAGTCACAAAG CAACCTAGTCAAACTGAAGAATATATAGGAAGCAAGCAAGAAAGAAGagataagaaaagaaagcaTACAGTGATGGAGTTATTTCATACACATTATAGAAAACGTTCAAAAAATGAAacagataaattaataaaaaaggaaggaatTATAGTTAATGAAAATGTAGAATGCTTTTcggaaaataaaattgatttagaTGGAACTTTATTTGGGCCTTGCTATGATCCAGGCACAGATTTATTACGTGGGTTTGATACCAATGTATCTAAAATGAAAGCTTATcctaaaaaaagtaaaaaggaaGTATCTAAGAGTGAAATGGATCAAGTAGAAGATGTGGGTCCTGAATGGATTGATGGAGAACCTCAGGGAACTGAATCTTATATAGTGGATGGAAATGATG GGCCGCGTCGATCAATAATAGTTGCAGACAGGAGATTACCACCTGGATGGCAAAAACATTTTACTCAAAGAAAAGCTGGTACGTCAGCTGGAAAATGGGATGTATTATTTCTACATAAATCAAGTGGAAAAAAATTTAGATCAAAAAATGATATTAGggcatttatggaaaatcagGGGCAATTCGACTTTGATccagaaaaatttgatttttgcattcatcgaaaaaagaaaaatcaaagtCAAAAAGCAAAACAAGATATCATTGTGGATACTCCAAAAAAGATTAAGACTTTATTGCCTAAAACAAAGGCAACGCCAATAACTGAGAATTCTTTACCTGTTCCTCCAAGTACACCAGTTACAACATTATTATCTACATCAAGTACATCTATTAAAGATGGTG AAATGGAGGACAGTGCTTATAAATGTCCGAAACAAGGATGTAGTAAAACATTTAGGAAGGAAAATCTTCTACAAATGCATATAAAACATTATCATCcagaatattcaaaatttttggGATCTACACCAAATGTTGCAGATTTAGCTTATGCAAGAACAATTGGGGAATCTGTTGAAGATATTATTCCAAAAAAGTCAAATAATTTGTTAGAAAAGTGCAATAAATTTGGAAAGAGAAAATTTATTCAAGATAAATCATTGTATGTTTCATCATCTTCTGTAACAAGCACTCTTCAACCTATATCGCCAACAGCAATTGTATCAACAACAgtagaaacagaggatgaagtagaCCAAATGGAAAAGTCCAATGATGTGCAAACAGATGATATTAAAATGGATAGAATGTCTCCAAGTTCTAGTCATAGTTTAGATATGGATGATGAAATTGAACAAAAACAAGAAGATGCATGTGCAATGTCACCAGGAACACTATTTGATATGAAAATTAGGGAAGAAAAAACACAAAGTGGCATTAAGACACTTCTTCCAGTAAGACCAGCCATGTCTTCAGAAGCACAGCGAATTGATAGATCAAAGTCTTTAGATGAAGCTATTCATATCGACAAAATAAAAGGTCAAAGGAAACGACAATTATCAGAATATAGTTCTGATGCATTAAACAGAAGTAAAAAGCGACATG AATTTCCGGACGAGTATGGTGATTTAGATGATAGTACTATGGATATAGAAGGAGCAGGACCGACTACACCCACGTATAGATATAGTCGCAGAAAATCAGATTCAAGAAGTGATGAAAATAGCCAAAGTA gTCAACTAAACGATTCGCGTGTTGAAAAAGATGATCCCTTGAAAGGGAATGTTAGTAAAAAAGATACTAATGATGGGGAAG AGAATGAAGGAGTTATGATGATGATCAATGGTGAAATGGTGAAAGTTGAGCAGCTTCGTagagaagaaataataaattgcaCTTGTGGATTTATGGAAGAGGATGGTTTAATGATTCAATGCGACCTTTGTTTATGTTGGCAACATGGTCACTGCAATGcaatagaaaaggaaaaggatgTACCTGAGAaatatgtttgttttatttGTCGGAATCCATATCGCCAACGATtatccaaaaaatattttcacgatcAAGATTGGATAAAAGAGGGAAAGCTACCAACATTATCTAGCAGAACAAAAAATCAGCATCGAGTTAACCAAAGAACAGCTATGTTAAAACGTTCTTATGATCTAGTTGCTGCTCTTTTACACATTCAGCAAGTTTTACATAGTTTAAGAGTAAAAATCAATGTAGCTCA AAAGAAAGATCATCCAAAGCTATATCTCTGGGCCAAAAATTGGGAAAAAGTTGAGGTACCAAAACCAAATGTTACACCAGTACCAATCATGGAGATTATGAAAGTAGGAAAAGAGTGTACAGATATTCCAAGTGAAGGTTTTCATCGAACTGAAGTAAAAACAGAAACAAAGTTCAGTTTAAGAGATGATCATGATGAAAAGTCGATAGCCTCAGATTCAGAACTAATGAAGATATTAGAAGAAGATAATATAACTCCAGATGAATCTAAAATTAACGGCAAAAAGGAAGATATTATACATCAAACTAAAAGTCATATTCTTCTTGATGCACTTACGAAAAATGATACTTCAGAAGGAAAATATACAAACTCATTACCTTCAGAGGTGAAAACAGATAcag ATATATACGAGAATAACGTATCTCCGACAACTATATCAGCGAATCACTTGCATGAAGAATTAAATGAACATGAAATGTCAGCACCGTTGCAACCTTTCATACCACAACCAGAAGCGCCAATTGACCCAGGAGAATGTCGAATGCGATTATTAGAACACATAGAACATTTTCAACATCATATAGATgcaaaattaacatttatcgAGGCAGAAGTTTGTG CTTTAGAAGCTATGGATCCTGAAGATACATCTACCTTGGATGTTCAGCCCCGAACTAAACAAACGGTTCAAATGCTTGTTCGAGATTTAAACACCGTGCGAAAATTAGCTGCTTTGTGTTGa